A DNA window from Vigna unguiculata cultivar IT97K-499-35 chromosome 10, ASM411807v1, whole genome shotgun sequence contains the following coding sequences:
- the LOC114167653 gene encoding uncharacterized protein LOC114167653: MMLDAIQSFIIRLVQNLSHTVLLAADPTAAMSVKKSVSLNGGNAIANLKGQKYSKRRRFDRPFSSVELSIEPGKQLKDMDSNKLKADIKKWAKAVVAYARQISGSFGKSRG; this comes from the coding sequence ATGATGTTAGACGCAATACAAAGTTTCATAATTCGATTGGTACAAAATCTCTCACACACTGTTCTTCTGGCTGCTGATCCCACAGCAGCCATGTCTGTGAAGAAATCAGTGTCTCTGAATGGTGGCAATGCCATTGCCAACCTTAAGGGCCAGAAATACTCAAAACGTAGGCGTTTTGATCGTCCTTTCTCCTCAGTTGAATTGTCTATAGAGCCAGGGAAGCAGCTGAAGGACATGGATTCCAACAAGTTGAAGGCTGATATCAAGAAGTGGGCTAAGGCTGTTGTTGCTTATGCACGCCAAATCAGTGGCAGTTTTGGAAAGTCTCGTGGCTAA